From Vanessa cardui chromosome 29, ilVanCard2.1, whole genome shotgun sequence, a single genomic window includes:
- the LOC124542023 gene encoding ubiquitin-fold modifier-conjugating enzyme 1, whose amino-acid sequence MVDEGTRKTLSSIPLLKTKAGPRDKELWPTRLKEEYQALIKYVQNNKEADNDWFRLESDKTGTKWFGKCWYVHNLLKYEFDLEFDIPVTYPTTAPELALPGLDGKTAKMYRGGKICLTDHFKPLWARNVPKFGIAHAMALGLGPWLAVEVPELIERGVVKYQEKSDEAK is encoded by the exons ATGGTAGATGAGGGTACTAGAAAAACGCTTAGTAGCATACCTTTGTTAAAAACTAAAGCAGGACCCAGAGACAAGGAATTATGGCCAACCCGTTTGAAAGAGGAATACCAGGCTCTAATAAAG TATGtgcaaaataataaagaagCCGACAATGATTGGTTCCGATTGGAATCCGATAAAACAGGAACAAAATGGTTTGGAAAATGTTGGTATGTCCACAACCTACTGAAGTATGAATTTGACTTGGAATTTGAT ATACCGGTTACGTATCCAACGACAGCACCAGAACTTGCTCTACCTGGTCTGGATGGAAAAACAGCTAAAATGTACAGAGGAGGAAAGATATGCTTAACAGACCACTTTAAACCGCTATGGGCAAGAAATGTACCCAAATTCGGTATAGCTCATGCAATGGCTCTGGGT CTTGGTCCATGGCTAGCCGTTGAAGTTCCTGAATTAATCGAGAGAGGCGTCGTCAAATACCAAGAGAAGTCGGACGAAGCGAagtga